A single region of the Nitrosomonas sp. Is79A3 genome encodes:
- a CDS encoding branched-chain amino acid transaminase translates to MSMADRDGLIWYDGKMVPWRDANTHVLTHTLHYGLGVFEGLRAYETAQGPAIFRLQEHTDRLFNSAHIFMMKMPYDKATLMQAQCDVVKQNKLTAGYIRPIAFYGAEAMGLSARTLSTHVAIAAWPWGTYLGPESLENGIRVKTSSFTRHHVNINMCRAKSVTTYANSILANQEVGLNGYDEALLLDVEGYVAEGSGENIFIVKQGKLYTPDLTSCLEGITRASVIELAAEIGIPVIEKRITRDEIYCADEAFFTGTAAEVTPIRELDNRMIGVGKRGPITTQIQTLFFDCVKGRAKNHAGWLTFV, encoded by the coding sequence ATGTCAATGGCTGACCGTGACGGTTTAATCTGGTATGACGGGAAGATGGTTCCCTGGCGGGATGCCAATACGCATGTTTTAACGCACACCCTACATTATGGCTTAGGGGTTTTTGAAGGACTGCGCGCTTATGAAACAGCGCAAGGTCCGGCGATTTTTCGTTTGCAGGAGCATACCGATCGCTTATTTAACTCAGCGCATATCTTCATGATGAAAATGCCTTATGACAAGGCCACTTTGATGCAAGCACAGTGTGATGTGGTCAAACAAAATAAGCTAACCGCCGGTTACATCCGCCCTATCGCTTTCTATGGCGCTGAAGCCATGGGACTTTCTGCCAGAACACTTTCCACACATGTTGCCATTGCTGCTTGGCCATGGGGTACTTATTTAGGCCCTGAAAGTTTAGAAAACGGTATTCGTGTCAAGACCTCATCTTTTACCCGGCATCATGTCAATATCAACATGTGCCGCGCCAAATCGGTCACGACTTATGCCAATTCGATTTTAGCCAATCAAGAAGTTGGATTGAATGGATACGATGAAGCGTTGTTACTGGATGTCGAAGGTTATGTGGCCGAAGGATCGGGAGAAAATATCTTTATTGTGAAACAAGGCAAGCTCTACACGCCTGATTTGACTTCATGCCTGGAAGGAATTACACGCGCATCCGTGATTGAGTTGGCTGCAGAAATCGGTATTCCTGTGATCGAGAAACGTATTACGCGCGATGAAATTTATTGTGCTGATGAGGCATTCTTTACCGGTACTGCCGCTGAAGTCACACCGATTCGCGAATTGGATAATCGCATGATCGGAGTGGGTAAACGCGGGCCGATCACCACGCAAATACAAACCTTATTCTTTGATTGCGTTAAAGGCAGAGCTAAAAATCACGCCGGCTGGCTTACCTTCGTTTAA
- a CDS encoding zinc-finger domain-containing protein: MNQQTNNKSREIEITTDDLPLHCPTPSMVLWNSHPRVFLPIEATGEALCPYCGTHYTLKGGAVAGHH, encoded by the coding sequence ATGAATCAACAAACCAATAACAAATCACGAGAAATAGAAATTACAACCGATGATCTGCCACTACATTGCCCCACACCGTCTATGGTGTTATGGAACTCACACCCGCGGGTTTTTCTTCCGATAGAAGCAACGGGTGAGGCATTATGCCCTTATTGCGGCACACACTACACGCTTAAAGGTGGTGCGGTCGCCGGGCATCACTAA
- a CDS encoding phosphomannomutase/phosphoglucomutase translates to MNVIPHEIFKAYDIRGIVGKTITADNVEKIGHAIGSEARARKLTAIAIGRDGRLSGTELSQALARGIRKSGIHVVDVGMVATPMLYYAAHELCQYSGVMVTGSHNPPEYNGFKIVLGGQTLAAETIQALRLRIENNDLTHGAGDYSEHAIVNTYIERITGDIKLTRPIKIVVDCGNGVAGAFAPALYRGLGCEVIELFCEVDGSFPNHHPDPSVPDNLKDVVQALKTTDAEIGLAFDGDGDRLGIVTKDGHIINADRQLMLFAADVLSRNPGGKIIFDVKCTRNLAPWISQHGGVPVMWKTGHSFIKAKLIESKALLAGEMSGHLFFKERWYGFDDGLYAGARLLELLSREADINATLDNLPDSINTPELQVRVAEGENHTLIAQLQKNAVFTNPQQVITIDGLRVEYNDGFGLARASNTTPVIVLRFEADNEIALKRIQEDFRHNILQAKPDAQLPF, encoded by the coding sequence ATGAATGTAATTCCTCATGAAATTTTTAAGGCGTATGACATTCGCGGCATTGTTGGCAAAACAATCACTGCTGATAATGTTGAGAAAATAGGCCATGCGATTGGTTCCGAAGCGCGTGCAAGAAAACTGACAGCGATCGCCATCGGCCGTGATGGCAGATTATCTGGAACTGAATTATCGCAAGCGCTTGCGCGTGGCATCCGGAAAAGCGGAATTCATGTGGTGGATGTCGGCATGGTCGCGACGCCAATGCTTTACTATGCCGCACATGAATTGTGTCAATATTCCGGGGTGATGGTTACCGGCAGCCATAATCCGCCCGAGTACAATGGCTTTAAAATTGTATTAGGCGGGCAGACTTTAGCTGCGGAGACCATTCAGGCATTGCGTTTACGCATCGAAAATAATGATCTCACTCATGGTGCAGGTGATTATTCCGAACATGCTATCGTCAATACGTATATTGAACGCATCACTGGCGATATCAAACTCACTCGCCCGATCAAAATCGTTGTTGATTGTGGCAATGGTGTAGCGGGCGCATTTGCACCGGCACTCTATCGCGGCTTGGGTTGTGAGGTGATTGAATTATTCTGCGAGGTGGATGGTTCTTTTCCCAATCATCATCCCGATCCATCAGTGCCCGATAATCTGAAGGATGTCGTTCAGGCGTTGAAAACCACCGACGCAGAAATTGGACTGGCTTTTGATGGCGATGGTGACCGGCTTGGTATCGTTACCAAGGATGGCCATATTATTAATGCTGACCGTCAGCTCATGCTGTTTGCAGCCGACGTGCTCTCGCGCAACCCAGGCGGCAAAATCATTTTTGATGTGAAATGTACTCGGAATCTGGCACCCTGGATCAGTCAGCATGGCGGCGTGCCGGTCATGTGGAAAACCGGTCATTCATTCATCAAAGCAAAACTCATTGAGTCGAAGGCATTATTAGCTGGAGAAATGAGCGGTCATTTATTTTTCAAGGAACGCTGGTACGGTTTTGATGATGGCTTATATGCCGGCGCCCGATTACTGGAGCTACTGAGCCGTGAAGCGGACATTAATGCCACGCTGGATAATCTTCCTGATAGTATTAACACACCGGAACTTCAGGTTCGTGTTGCCGAAGGTGAAAATCATACGCTGATTGCACAGCTACAAAAAAATGCAGTTTTCACTAATCCACAGCAAGTTATCACTATTGATGGTTTACGGGTTGAATACAATGATGGGTTTGGTCTGGCGCGTGCTTCTAATACTACGCCGGTCATCGTATTACGCTTTGAAGCTGATAATGAAATCGCTCTAAAACGCATCCAAGAAGACTTCCGTCATAATATTTTACAAGCCAAACCGGATGCGCAGCTGCCCTTCTAG